The following are from one region of the Vidua macroura isolate BioBank_ID:100142 chromosome 15, ASM2450914v1, whole genome shotgun sequence genome:
- the FNDC9 gene encoding fibronectin type III domain-containing protein 9, whose translation MNIEVHNITYTSATVSWAMSSPCPENYYHVMYRPNWNSVFAGYLRQNFHREERVPHPLSSLVLHRLTPSTIYVLCITCKNSYPSSNHCTTFHTLDKIPLVFGGSKHEPTTSMWMVSSLLLLCFLALLAYGCLQFWSARCHWAARLKHPDSSLEEVEEGSGSPEEPLSDGLREELLEVPMTTVLMRSSSSVKESPYNSPHCFFSYKNSDDKRAILPQHGLH comes from the coding sequence ATGAACATCGAGGTGCACAACATCACCTACACCAGTGCCACCGTGTCCTGGGCcatgagcagcccctgcccagagAACTACTACCACGTCATGTACCGCCCCAACTGGAACAGCGTCTTTGCCGGCTACCTGCGGCAGAACTTCCACCGCGAGGAGCGCGTGCCGCACCCCCTCAGCTCCCTGGTGCTGCACCGCCTCACACCCTCCACCATCTACGTCCTCTGCATCACCTGCAAGAACTCCTACCCCTCCAGCAACCACTGCACCACCTTCCACACGCTGGACAAAATCCCCCTGGTTTTCGGCGGCTCCAAGCACGAGCCCACCACGTCCATGTGGATGGTgagcagcctcctgctcctctgcttcctcGCCCTCCTGGCCTACGGCTGCCTGCAGTTCTGGTCTGCGCGGTGCCACTGGGCTGCCAGGCTGAAGCACCCTGACAGCAGCCTCGAAGAAGTGGAGGAAGGAAGTGGCTCACCAGAGGAGCCACTGAGTGATGGACTGAGGGAGGAGCTCCTGGAAGTGCCCATGACCACTGTGCTAATGAGGAGCTCCAGTTCCGTGAAGGAGAGCCCCTATAACTCCCctcactgctttttttcctacaaaaacaGCGATGATAAAAGGGCCATCTTGCCACAGCATGGCCTtcactga